In one Acidobacteriota bacterium genomic region, the following are encoded:
- a CDS encoding ParA family protein, with product MKTIVVAGEKGGVGKSTVTVLTADWLAYQGQSVKITDADVNETTRKWVDYCAELGRSVSSHQGDYHLIDTAGRTGSGVSFLRKADLILAPFQPLTADVDRLIDWFLMTNARIQRCVAFIPNRLRAAGLTIEQQQGLVQVQKLIESEGAGHLLPGLIERLAVYPPLLGGSAENFFAVSEPDPRKARSLVKAQAECDQLFREALALLTEEKVHA from the coding sequence ATGAAGACGATTGTGGTAGCCGGAGAAAAGGGAGGAGTGGGCAAGTCGACCGTGACAGTCCTGACGGCTGACTGGTTGGCCTACCAGGGCCAGAGCGTGAAGATCACCGACGCCGATGTCAACGAAACCACCCGCAAATGGGTCGATTATTGCGCCGAACTGGGACGCAGCGTCTCCTCCCACCAGGGCGACTACCACCTGATCGACACTGCCGGGCGCACCGGCAGCGGCGTCAGCTTCTTGCGCAAGGCCGACCTCATACTGGCCCCCTTCCAGCCGCTGACTGCGGACGTCGACCGCCTCATTGACTGGTTTTTGATGACCAACGCCCGCATTCAGCGCTGCGTGGCCTTTATCCCCAACCGGCTGCGGGCCGCGGGCCTGACCATCGAGCAGCAGCAGGGACTTGTCCAGGTCCAAAAACTGATCGAATCGGAAGGAGCCGGCCACCTGCTGCCCGGTCTCATCGAACGGCTGGCGGTTTATCCGCCCTTGCTGGGCGGAAGCGCTGAGAACTTCTTCGCCGTCTCGGAACCCGACCCCCGCAAGGCCCGGAGCCTGGTCAAGGCCCAAGCCGAGTGCGATCAGCTCTTTCGCGAGGCCTTGGCGCTGCTCACCGAGGAGAAGGTTCATGCGTGA